The genomic window AAACAGGCGCTTGCCCTCGCCACCGGCGAGCACGATCCCGAGTACGTGCGGCTGGCTCCTCACAGTGCCCAAACTACCGTGTAGTCAGGCCGCGGGTGGCCCCTGCCGAGCCGAGCGTCTAGTTTGGATCGGTGAGTTTCGGCACGGACGGCGGGCGCTCGGCGACGGGATCCGGCGAGCCGGGGGGCTTCCAGGACCGGTTGCGCGTGGCGATGTTGACCCGCGAATACCCACCCGAGGTGTACGGCGGCGCGGGCGTACACGTGACCCAGTTGACCGCCGAATTGCGGCGGCTCTGCGAGGTGACCGTGCACTGCATGGGCGCCGAGCGCGCCGACGCCGTGGTGCACCAATCGGATCCGATGCTCTACGCCGCCAACGCCGCGCTGCAGATGATGTCGGCGCAGCTGCGCATGGCCGACGCGGCGGGCGAGGTGGACGTCGTCCACTCGCACACCTGGTACACCGGCCTGGCCGGGCACTTGGCCGCCACCCTCTACGGCATCCCGCACATCCTCACCGCGCACTCGCTCGAGCCGCGGCGGCCGTGGAAGGCCGAGCAGCTCGGCGGCGGCTACCGCATCTCCTCGTGGTCGGAGCGCAACGCCATGGAGCACGCCGACGCCGTCATCGCGGTGAGCGAGGGCATGCGCCACGACGTGCTCGACGCCTACCCGGCGATCGACCCGAGCCGGGTCCACGTGGTGCACAACGGCATCGACGCGACGCTGTGGCGGCCCGGCCCGCCCGCCGAGGGCGACCGTCAGATCCTGGACGAGCTCGGCGTGCGGACCGACCGTCCGATCGTCGCCTTCGTCGGCCGCATCACCCGGCAGAAGGGCGTCGGTCATCTGCTC from Nocardia bhagyanarayanae includes these protein-coding regions:
- the glgA gene encoding glycogen synthase; this encodes MRVAMLTREYPPEVYGGAGVHVTQLTAELRRLCEVTVHCMGAERADAVVHQSDPMLYAANAALQMMSAQLRMADAAGEVDVVHSHTWYTGLAGHLAATLYGIPHILTAHSLEPRRPWKAEQLGGGYRISSWSERNAMEHADAVIAVSEGMRHDVLDAYPAIDPSRVHVVHNGIDATLWRPGPPAEGDRQILDELGVRTDRPIVAFVGRITRQKGVGHLLAAAREFEPEIQLVLCAGAPDTKELETETAAAVAELQRRRGNVHWVREMLPTEQIRQILAAATVFVCPSVYEPLGIVNLEAMACATAVVASDVGGIPEVVADGGNGRLVHYDAGAAEEYERGLAAAVNEVAGDPILAAEFGAAGRARAIAEFDWARIAERTVEVYEHVRKP